ATTCGGATGTCTGTAACGACACCCTTAGCGTCAACTTGCTGCAAGAAAAGCTCGGTATCCATCTTTTTATGACCCATAAACTTGGTTCTTAAGATCAGATTCATGGCTTGCTTTTCTGCATCCAGATAGTGGACTTTTCTTTGACGCAGCTGTGACTGAGAGGTCACGAACTTTTCATCGATCAATTCTTTAAGGCGGTTCAGGTCCACTTTGAAAGAGAGGGATTCATCTTGAAGTTCTGGGAAGCAACGCATGAGGTTTTCATAGGACACAGAAATAGGCTTAATGCCTTCGGCTGATGAAACCAGCGGAGCCAAAAATATCAATAATGCTGTTGCTAACTTTTGCATCCCACAACCCCAAAAAGTTCAAGAATAGAGCATGAGATATTAGGCTAAAGAATCTGCCTGAATCATTCAATAAAAATTCCCAGCAAACTCATTGTGAAACAAATCGAAAAAAACACACATCTCTAGCCTTGATCAAAAGGGGGCATATGCAAGGCGGAGGGGTTTTCCGCAGCGGAGGTGTGGCCGAGGACAACCCCCGACAACGCAGTCAGATGGCCGCTTTTCATCAAGGCGTGTCGCCTTTGAATTTATAGGAGCCGCTAAAAACTGCTACGTGATCCTGTTGTCTCATCGGAACAGAAACCAAATAGCGTGGGTGACTCATATCCATAGAGTAGCCAGGAAAGGTAACCCATTTTTGTTTGAATGTTCCGTCAGAATTAAAAGTAAACAGCTCACTCAAATCCTGTGGCGAATTTGCTTCTTCCCAGATTCTGCAGTTATCAACAGAAACTTCAGGAACCAAAGCGCCATCGTTGATCATCTTTTTCAAACGTGGACATACTTCGTAAGTAAATCTTTGCACGAAATCGCGATCCCAAGTACTGGTTAAGTAAAGATCGCCGAAGTTTTCTTTTGTCAGACGGAAGAAGTGGCGGCCCATGTGGTAAACGGTATTTAAGATTTTTTCTTGTTCAATTGGTGAACTAAAATCGCGGTACACGCGGATCTTTTTTCCTGCTAGCGACGTAGGCGCATACTTGATTTCCAATTTAATCGCGGTTGTTTGCCCGTCACGCACGCGCACGAACCCTGGGTGAATGGAGTTTTCATAACCTAAAAGATAACTTCCCGCCGGAACTTGCATAGGTTTATTTAAATCAAAAAACACTGCCGGACCGCAAGAGTTGCGCTGACCTTCGATACAACGAACCGCTTTTACTTTTCTGAATGCCTGGTATTGACCAGCATTGCCGTTGACTTGCAAAAAGCCGTCAGCAAAAGCAAGACTTGAAATAAAGAGTGATGAGATTAGTAAAAATAGTTTCATAGTCACTTCCTAAAACATCTCGTTATCGACTTTTTTATTTTGCACAGCTTTACCCGTTTGCACGTCTTGACCGTAAGTATCGTCAAAGAAGCGGATAAATCCGTCTTCGCTTCTTTCTACAGTTAAATACATTAAGTAAGTTGGAATCGCCGCCTGCTTGCTTAATTTAATATAGCGTGTAGGTCTGCTCGAAGTTTCCTTTTCATGGGGTACTTCGACATGGATTCTTTCTTTTGTCCATTCGGTACCAGCAAGTAAGTATTCAGCTAGTTCTAAAGGTTTTTCTAAACGCACGCAGCCCGAGCTTTGGTGACGTTGATCACCAAGAACTAACTGTCGGTCGTTAGTATCATGCAAATAGATCGCTTGATCGTTATCCAACGAAAACTTAACAACACCCAAAGCATTGTTATAGCCAGGCCGTTGCGCCAAACGATACGGGAAATAATCGCGAGAAAGACTGTGCCATGGAACTGACTCAGGGTTCACTTGTTGGTTGTCGTTGTTGTAAACCACTAGGTTGTTCTTATAGATATAGTTAATGTCGCGCTTAATTTCTGGAAGCTTATCTTTCCATGCGATGCTGTCTGGAACATTCCATGGTGGATTTAATACAACTTCATACAATGAGTTTCTCATTGTCGGAGTACGGCGCCATGTTTGACCCGCAATGGCTTTGAAATCAAAAACCTTCGTACCATTGTCAAAAAGTCTGAATTCTGCCGCTGCTAGATTAATAAAGATGTGGCGAGCTTCCATGTTACGTGGAAGCCAACGGATTTTTTCCATTGTCACTAGAACTTGGCCAATTCTTTGTGAAAGCGTGAAGTTTAAGTTTTTTAAAACCTCAGAACGAGTGCCGATGATACCATCCACTTTTAAACCATTTAATTTCTGGAAGTTGCGTAAGACTTGATCTAGTTCATCGTCCACTTGATTTCTATTTGGACCGTCGGCAGTTACTTTATAACCGATTAAGTTAAAGCGATCCCGAAGCTGACCTACGAAATCACCTTTATATCCTTTTTTTACTGCCACACCTGGAGATACCAATTGATCCCACTCACCGTGGGTTCTTCTAAGTTCTGTGAGGAAGCCTAAAATGCTTACAAGATCTTTATAGCGTTGCACTTGCGGCGCAAAGAAGTCTAGTGTCGTCGAAAGCGGCTTATCATCAGAGACACGGGTATTTAAATCAGCCCACAAATCAAAGGCTTTTTGCTTAAAGAAAATTCTATTTTCTTCTTCGATATCCTTTGGATTAAAGCGGCCATGGGCCAGATGACTTACGTAACGAATTAACGATTCACTTAAAACCAACTCAAAAGTCAGCCAGTGGTTTGGATCTTGAGTTACTTTTTGTAATTGTGCTTCTACGGTTGCATCCCAGTAGTCCGCTGCTAACAAACCATTGCGTGGCGCCTGCATAAGTGCAAGCTTAAGATCCACCACCTTGTTAGTCGGGCGGCCAGTGCTATCAACCCAAATTGGTTGGTAGCCACGTAAAGAATATAAAGAATTTAAACGGTCTGAATGCAAAATGAAATCGTTAGACCCTTTTATCAAAGGTACGAAAGTTTGCGCTGTGAGTTTTTCGCGGATCGTTTCAGGTTCGCCAAAAGAAAAGGCCATGTTTGGAATTAACAAACACACACCTAAGCACAAACCGAAAGTTTTTCTAATCCAGCTAGAATTCATAAGATAGACCTCATCCAACACTCTTACTTTCAAGTAAGATGCCACCATCAAAGGTCTTTGCAGAGCTTTATTGCGGTGAATTCTTTAGACACGGGCCTAATAATGTCACCATGAAAAAGGGCCGTCTCATTTTGAGACAGCCCTTTTTGGTGGTACAAACTAATTTTTTACCCTTTGGGACATCAGCATTCTGATGATATCAACATCAGGCGGGCGAGACAATCCTGCCCCTGGTTTTGGGCCATCAAGCTCTTCTAATGTGAAATCCATGCGAGCGTCATAGCGCCGCTCCCATTGGTAACGAAGCCACTTTTCTTTGGCGTACCAGTCGCGTTTGTTCTGATCATCAAGGCAGCTGCTGAGCTCTTGCGCGCTGTTGGCTCCCCAGCGAAGTTCCACGCAATGATAAGGGTCAAAGCTAAGATCAAACAATCTGATGCGGGCCATTTCTAAGTCCAACATCACAGGGGCCCCCGCTGAATTTGTGTAAGCAAACTGGCAGGCTCTTGCTTCCGCTTGATAAATTCTTAAAAGATCCTGGGCTAAGTTTGGCCCTGAATAAATGATCTGGGGGTCCTTCGCGCGATAACGCAAAATCGATTGTTGGGCTTGGAACAATAAATCCATATAGGCTACTTTTAATCGAGCATCGCGGGCTGGTGTTGCGTAGGCTTCCCATTCTCCATCCGTGCCATAAATATTTTTTGGCAGTCGAATCGGATGGGGAACTTGGTCGATTCCTTTTTGACGTCCGAAATCTACTGCGACCACACGGTCTTTTAGACTTGTGCAGATATCACCTAGAATCGTGCGCATGTCTTGCAGCGGATCGATTTGCAAATCCCCTGAAGCCATCATCAAACGCAAGTATTCATAGTAACCTAAAGTGGAACCTTGAAACACGAACTTGCCGTTCTTCCAGTCACCGGCAGGATCGGGCTGGTTTCCATAAAATTGTTCTAAACTAAAATGGGGAAGTTGCGCGTTTGTGGCAGCTACGATCTTTCCGCCAAAGTATTCCCCTGAAAAATTCTTCGAAGCTCCTACTAAAGCTAAGGGTCTAAAATTTTTAAAGCCAGCTCCTTGAAACGGAAAGCTTCTGACAAACTTCGGAGTGTAAAGTCCTGAAGTGATCGTGTTATCTGGATGGGAATCGATGTAGTAGATATGTCCATCATCGGTAATTCTATGAATGATGGCGACGTGGCCGTTGGGATCATAGATGACGGTTCCCGGTCTGATAGCATCACGGTGCAGTTTCACTGGATAGAAATCCGTGTAAGTGACCCCTGCAATTTCATTTCCCATCATGCGAAAAGAAGCAGAGTACGTTTTATCAACGATGTCGTTATTCAATAGGCGCACGGCATTCGGGGCCTTAAATCTTGTCGGAATAATATCAAAGCGGCCTTTAGGAATATTCCCATACATCGTATAACGAGGGTCTTTGTTGTCGTTAGGTTCGCGGGCTTTGACTCCCTCTTGAATGGACATTGGCAGTCCGTTTTTCCAAGCAAAATAGGCTCTTAAATAATAAGGAAGGTCCGCGCAATCAGCGAAAAGTTCTAGGTCCTCAGGATCTGTTCCAGCATAGGGATTTGCGGGGCTTTTTAGACAGGCATCAACAGTAAGACATTCCCTGCGCTCTACGGCTTGGCCAATTTGGGTGATAAAGGCGCCGAAATTAATTTCATCTTGTTCCGTCCATTCAGTCTTAGTGATCACCCAGCGATCACTTTGCGCATTTGAAAGACCGGGCAGCAATGCTAATAGCAATAGCAACCCCATTCCGACGATTTTCATTTCCCCTCCTTGGTGCCGCATTTGGGCAGCGTTGAAAAACATTTTGACGGTTAAAAATGCATCAATAAAAAATACCGCAGGAATAAAGCCTGTCACGCTTCTTGCTTTAGCTTGGTTCCTGATGACAAAGGTTTAATAGATTCCATTTATGGAGGACGTTTCATGTCTATTTCTAGATCTGCAAAAATTTGCTCAAGTCTATTGAGTGTGTTGATTGCCACAACTCCTGTAGCTTCAACGGCGCAACTTGCGACAAATACTTCCAGTGTCGCAGCGACGGCTACAAAGGGCGTGGATAAATCCCAACTTATCGTGGGGCAACGCTACTTTATTTCCACTGACTCTTTAAATGTCAGAAGCAGTAACTCTACTGCCGCAGGAAATGTGGTTGGTAAGCTTGCTTTAAATGATGAAGTTGAAATTCTTAATCTATTAAATGAGGCAACTCCGCTAGTTCAAATCCGCATTCTTAAGTCGTCGACTGTGCGTAATGATGCGGCTTTAGAGTTGTTTGTATCTAAAGACTATTTAAGCACTAAGGAAGTCGTTCTTCCAGGTTCTAAATACTTCGTTATTCAAAACGTAGCGACTGAAAAAACCAGAGTCTACGAGCGTTGCACGACAAGCCCTGATTGCGCTCACAGACTTGTGATGGAATCAGACATGGTTGTAGGTCGCCCAGAAGAAGGCAGCGAAAAAGATCCACATGCTTTCAAAACATGGTTGGGTCATGCAAGAATTTCTGAATGGGTGAAGTTCTATCAAGACGGGTTAGGACACTATCCTCATTGGTATAAAGCGGGACAGGACATCAAAACTATTCCAGCTCCAATCACGGACAGTGTCACAAAAACTTTGGGTGGCAGAAAGTGGATCACTGAAGTTGAAAAAGGCAGTGGCTCGACTATTTATGGCGCCTTCGGTTGGTACGCGGGCAAGTTGACTCCAGGTGATGAAATCAATGGTATGAATTATCAATGGATGCACGGAACAATGGGCTGGGGTAAAGACGGCCCCGCTGCGATCGAATTGACTCGTGGATTCTTTGTTAACTTGGTTTCAAATCCGGGCTCTTCAGGTTGCACACGTTTAGAAAACAGAGCGATTGCTTACCTTCGTCACTTGTTGCCACCGGGAACAGATATCTATCGCGTGTATGCGAAAGAGTCGACTCGTGAGCAAGAAATTACGACGGGTGTTTTCAAAAAGAAAACTTCGCCACTTCCACGTTATGCTGACACGTATGAACGTCCACTTCACTGGCAATACATGTTATTAACTGACGGTGCCCAACAATCTGGTGGTTTGACTGCGGATCTAAACACTATTTTGGCTAAAGGAATTCGCTATAGCACTAACAACTACATCGAACAGGGTGTTTACGAAGTGGACCAATATCCAAATGCAGTAGCTCTTAAGACTACAAGACGTGCTGCTGGTGGTAAATCAGGTGATCGTTACAACATCGACGAAGAAAACTTCAGTGGTTATTTCCTTGTCGACGAAGGACGTTTCATTAACTATGCTCATCCAAACCCGGCTCTTACAAAAGGCGTGATCAAAGTAAGTGGTATGGCTGACTTCAGAAACTCGGTTCCTGCTTTCTTGAACACTTACGGTGTGCACTATCCACCGAAAGTTGAAAAGAACGAACAACAGCCAAACTAATAGTACGCCAGAAAGTGAATGAGATGATTTATCCAACTGATGTTTGTCTGGTTGGTGCGACGGGGCTCGTGGGACACGAGCTCCTTCTTATTTTAAGCCACCTTGCTGAAATCGATACGGTCAAAGCGGTCACTCGCCGCCCCTTAGGAAAAGTTCCATCGTTAGTCGACAATATCATTTTAAATTTTGATAAACTTGAAGACTATGCAGAAGCTTTAAAGGCTCCTGTCTTTGTTTGTTGCTTGGGTAGCACCATTAAACAAGCCGGCAGCAAAGAGGCTTTTCGAAAAGTCGACTATGACTATGTGATGGCCTTTGCTCGAATTGCTGAAAAAGTGAAGGCGCAAAAGTTTTTAGTTATTTCTGCTATGGGTGCAGATGCGGAATCTAGTTTTTTCTATAACCGCGTGAAAGGTGAAATGGAAAGGGATCTGAAAGATCTTTCGATTCCGCAGATCGAAATATTCAGGCCGTCTTTGATATTAGGTAAGCGAAAAGAAGAACGTAAGGGCGAGGAGTTTGCGCAAAAGATTTCACCTTACTTAAACCCTCTTTTAGTGGGGCCTTTTAAAAAGTATCGTCCGATTAAGGCGACAGATATCGCAAAAGCCATGGCGATTGCGATCTTGAATTTTCAGGCAGGAATTCACACCTACAAATCAGATCAGATTC
This is a stretch of genomic DNA from Bdellovibrio reynosensis. It encodes these proteins:
- a CDS encoding L,D-transpeptidase family protein, yielding MNSSWIRKTFGLCLGVCLLIPNMAFSFGEPETIREKLTAQTFVPLIKGSNDFILHSDRLNSLYSLRGYQPIWVDSTGRPTNKVVDLKLALMQAPRNGLLAADYWDATVEAQLQKVTQDPNHWLTFELVLSESLIRYVSHLAHGRFNPKDIEEENRIFFKQKAFDLWADLNTRVSDDKPLSTTLDFFAPQVQRYKDLVSILGFLTELRRTHGEWDQLVSPGVAVKKGYKGDFVGQLRDRFNLIGYKVTADGPNRNQVDDELDQVLRNFQKLNGLKVDGIIGTRSEVLKNLNFTLSQRIGQVLVTMEKIRWLPRNMEARHIFINLAAAEFRLFDNGTKVFDFKAIAGQTWRRTPTMRNSLYEVVLNPPWNVPDSIAWKDKLPEIKRDINYIYKNNLVVYNNDNQQVNPESVPWHSLSRDYFPYRLAQRPGYNNALGVVKFSLDNDQAIYLHDTNDRQLVLGDQRHQSSGCVRLEKPLELAEYLLAGTEWTKERIHVEVPHEKETSSRPTRYIKLSKQAAIPTYLMYLTVERSEDGFIRFFDDTYGQDVQTGKAVQNKKVDNEMF
- a CDS encoding L,D-transpeptidase, whose product is MSISRSAKICSSLLSVLIATTPVASTAQLATNTSSVAATATKGVDKSQLIVGQRYFISTDSLNVRSSNSTAAGNVVGKLALNDEVEILNLLNEATPLVQIRILKSSTVRNDAALELFVSKDYLSTKEVVLPGSKYFVIQNVATEKTRVYERCTTSPDCAHRLVMESDMVVGRPEEGSEKDPHAFKTWLGHARISEWVKFYQDGLGHYPHWYKAGQDIKTIPAPITDSVTKTLGGRKWITEVEKGSGSTIYGAFGWYAGKLTPGDEINGMNYQWMHGTMGWGKDGPAAIELTRGFFVNLVSNPGSSGCTRLENRAIAYLRHLLPPGTDIYRVYAKESTREQEITTGVFKKKTSPLPRYADTYERPLHWQYMLLTDGAQQSGGLTADLNTILAKGIRYSTNNYIEQGVYEVDQYPNAVALKTTRRAAGGKSGDRYNIDEENFSGYFLVDEGRFINYAHPNPALTKGVIKVSGMADFRNSVPAFLNTYGVHYPPKVEKNEQQPN
- a CDS encoding Rossmann-fold NAD(P)-binding domain-containing protein; this translates as MIYPTDVCLVGATGLVGHELLLILSHLAEIDTVKAVTRRPLGKVPSLVDNIILNFDKLEDYAEALKAPVFVCCLGSTIKQAGSKEAFRKVDYDYVMAFARIAEKVKAQKFLVISAMGADAESSFFYNRVKGEMERDLKDLSIPQIEIFRPSLILGKRKEERKGEEFAQKISPYLNPLLVGPFKKYRPIKATDIAKAMAIAILNFQAGIHTYKSDQIQNIADQK